A stretch of Alkalicella caledoniensis DNA encodes these proteins:
- a CDS encoding urocanate hydratase yields MISNYDIAKGMIIKLDNELPKMPEFVEGIRRAPDRGFSLSPGQTEIALKNALRYVPEELHEELAPEFLDELLTMGRIYGYRFRPEGNIKAKSIDHYRGNCIEGKAFQVMMDNNLDFDVALYPYELVTYGETGKVCQNWMQYRLIKKYLEALTEHQTLVIMSGHPLGLFDSKPDSPRVIISNALMVGMFDNPKDWDIAEQMGVANYGQMTAGGWMYIGPQGIVHGTFNTLLNAGRLKLGLGEHEDLRGKLFVSSGLGGMSGAQPKAVEIANGVGIIAEVDYSRIETRYKQGWVSLISSDLDEVYRTAIKYMENREPISIGYHGNIIDLLAYADENNIKIDLLSDQTSCHAVYEGGYCPQGITFEERTQMLKNDRETFKIQVDKSLERHFKLIKSLVSKGTYFFDYGNAFMKAVYDAGVKEISKNGIDEKDGFIFPSYVEDIMGPELFDYGYGPFRWVCLSGKHEDLVKTDKAAMDCIDPNRRGQDRDNYVWIRDAEKNQLVVGTEARILYQDASGRTKIALKFNEMVRNGEVGPIMLGRDHHDVSGTDSPFRETANIKDGSNIMAEMATHCFAGNAARGMSLIALHNGGGVGIGKSINGGFGMVLDGSERVDTILKSAMPWDVMGGVARRAWARNENSITTSVEFNQDPKNNSHITLPFIPKEDLVKSLVKKAMANRK; encoded by the coding sequence ATGATATCAAACTATGATATAGCAAAGGGTATGATTATTAAATTAGACAATGAACTACCTAAGATGCCTGAGTTTGTAGAGGGAATACGGAGGGCTCCAGATAGAGGGTTTAGTTTATCCCCTGGCCAAACAGAAATAGCATTGAAAAATGCCCTAAGATACGTGCCAGAAGAGCTTCATGAGGAACTAGCTCCAGAATTTTTGGATGAACTATTGACAATGGGTAGGATATACGGGTACCGTTTTAGACCGGAAGGTAATATAAAAGCTAAATCAATAGACCATTATAGAGGTAACTGTATTGAAGGTAAAGCATTTCAAGTTATGATGGATAATAATCTTGACTTTGATGTTGCCCTATACCCATACGAATTAGTAACCTACGGGGAAACAGGTAAAGTATGTCAAAACTGGATGCAATATAGACTAATTAAAAAATATCTTGAAGCATTGACAGAGCATCAGACGCTGGTGATAATGTCTGGTCATCCTTTAGGTTTATTTGACTCAAAGCCTGACAGCCCCCGAGTAATAATTAGCAATGCCCTTATGGTAGGTATGTTTGATAATCCTAAGGACTGGGATATTGCAGAACAAATGGGGGTAGCCAACTACGGGCAAATGACTGCCGGTGGATGGATGTACATAGGACCTCAGGGTATAGTACATGGCACATTTAACACTCTGTTAAATGCAGGAAGACTGAAACTAGGCTTAGGAGAGCATGAGGATCTAAGGGGAAAACTCTTTGTATCGTCTGGTCTAGGTGGAATGAGTGGTGCCCAGCCTAAGGCAGTTGAAATCGCAAATGGTGTAGGGATAATAGCAGAGGTAGACTACTCTAGAATAGAAACTAGGTATAAACAAGGATGGGTTAGTCTTATTTCCTCTGATTTAGATGAGGTATATAGAACGGCGATAAAATACATGGAGAATAGGGAACCCATATCAATTGGGTATCACGGCAATATTATAGATTTACTAGCTTACGCTGACGAAAACAACATAAAAATTGACTTGCTATCAGATCAAACGTCCTGCCATGCTGTATACGAAGGAGGGTATTGTCCCCAAGGCATAACCTTTGAAGAAAGAACACAAATGCTCAAAAATGACAGAGAAACATTTAAAATACAGGTTGATAAATCACTAGAAAGACATTTTAAACTTATAAAGAGCCTAGTAAGCAAAGGTACTTATTTCTTTGACTATGGAAATGCTTTTATGAAAGCAGTATATGATGCAGGAGTAAAGGAAATATCTAAAAACGGTATAGATGAAAAGGATGGCTTCATTTTTCCTTCTTATGTAGAAGATATTATGGGACCAGAATTATTTGATTATGGATATGGACCCTTTAGATGGGTATGTTTAAGTGGGAAGCACGAAGATTTAGTAAAAACCGATAAGGCGGCAATGGATTGCATTGATCCAAATAGAAGGGGCCAAGATAGGGACAATTATGTTTGGATTCGAGATGCCGAGAAAAACCAACTGGTTGTGGGAACCGAGGCAAGAATACTATATCAGGATGCTTCTGGAAGAACAAAAATCGCACTTAAATTTAATGAAATGGTTAGAAATGGAGAAGTTGGGCCTATTATGCTTGGAAGAGATCATCATGATGTTAGTGGCACCGACTCACCTTTTAGGGAAACTGCAAATATTAAGGATGGAAGCAATATAATGGCAGAGATGGCAACCCACTGCTTTGCAGGAAACGCTGCTAGGGGTATGAGTTTAATCGCTCTACATAACGGTGGTGGAGTTGGAATAGGAAAATCAATTAATGGTGGTTTTGGAATGGTTTTAGATGGAAGTGAACGGGTAGATACTATACTAAAGTCAGCCATGCCTTGGGATGTAATGGGTGGTGTGGCGAGAAGGGCATGGGCTAGGAATGAGAATTCCATTACAACAAGTGTGGAATTTAATCAGGATCCAAAAAATAATAGTCATATTACACTACCCTTCATACCAAAGGAAGACCTAGTAAAAAGTCTTGTGA